A window of Daphnia carinata strain CSIRO-1 chromosome 5, CSIRO_AGI_Dcar_HiC_V3, whole genome shotgun sequence genomic DNA:
TGTTTACTACCCTAATTGCTACCTTAAACAATAAACACACGAGCAGGATTTATAAATCAAATGGCTACTAAATAAACCTTTGTTTTATAGTTCTGTGGGtgtctttgtttttgtattgtttCGGGGGGAGATGATGGATGGCTGTTTTTAATTCTGATTGAACCGAGAAAAAATTAAGGGGGAGCTTTGATTACCTTAATTCAGTATTACCCTATCTTATGATATCTCTACAAAAGGAAAGAGATATCATGAAATACCTTGCTACAAAAAAAGCGTTTAATCTTGTTAATTTTGTGACTAAGgatttatttttgtcaaatgTGCACAGGCCTTTACCAGGTTGACTAGAACAAATGGTGAGATTGATGTGACTTAACGGTAGAGGGTGCctatatataaaatttaaaaaatgagggCTGTAGATATGGACACAGTTTCGTATTTTGGCAGACAAACTGACGTGTCGGAGCTTGTAACTTACAGATGGAATAAGAGAAATCAATAAAAGCTTTCATATCTCAGAACGAAACGTCGTAGACCTGTCAGTAGCGCTGGCGAATGGCATCATGCACTGTCAATAATACAATGTcggtttgaaaagaaaacgatcacAACCCAAATTTTTGGACAGAGTTTAATTCAATCAAATTCCCTCTACGTAAACTTCTTGCAAGAATGTTAAGGACCGAAACGTAAATACAAAGTTGTCGTAGTTTTTGTAGCAGGGGCACTGTTTACGTAACATACACAGTATGCTTTGTAATGATTTACACATGGCCGTTTCAAACGCCAGCCTCTATTTCGTACGCCCAATGGATCAGAGACCCTCCCTCTAGGACAAACTGCATTCGCTGCATTGGCCATAAGCAAGGCTGTGTACATGTTGAGAACCCAAACGCTTAATCAGGGAAGCCATTTTGTTTAAGGGGTTTTGCTGACAAGTTGTTCTTCATTCATTgatatctttcttttctctcaaAAACGACGATAACGACAAACAATAGTTCACGATGAAAAAAGGTTTCAAAGAGCGTTGAGTGAGGCCAACGAAACTTGGCAgtatttttcacatttttggcCGAATTTCAAGAGAGGCGTGGCCTTCTTAACGTTTTTTGTAGGCCTAGGGTCAATCTATTCCAATCTATTCAAGTTACTCAGTGGCCTAGAACTGCACGTGACGTGGGCCTCACACAAGACGACTCAATCATCAATTTTCTCGTTTAcatctttccaaaaaaaaagcttaacctctaaattttcaacaaaaaaactaacctgCAGTGATAGTTCACTTTGAAACCGTAGTCGTTTGAATGGGCTGTTCGTCTTCTGATGAACTTCATCCGGTTGATCGCCATCCAGGTGTTGGGGAGTCAAAGCAGCTTTTGCCTCTAATACTGTGCCAAACAGATATTTCCTGCATTCCTGGAGACCAACAACGCGTGTCAGATGAATTAGTATGTTGATCGAATGATGAGATTTGAGCGACGAAGGATAACGAGTACCGCACAGCCTCGACACATTACTTCAACTATCGAAAAAATTATGGCGCCACCACGTTGAGGATGACGTTGTCAATTTTCCAAATTAGGCATAATGGCTGTGAGGCCTTGCCAAATTtacaataaatgaaaataaaaatactgaaataaatttttaaaaatttattttcaacattttttttcgggtgGACAATGTGTACATAGAAAACTATGCTCGATATAGATATTCTGAAATATTTAAccaacaaatttttttgatATTACACCTATGAAAAATTGTACAGATGGCATAGGTAAACACATTAAGCAGTTACGCACCTAATAGTTACATCGCCTCGATCATAAGTATTTGATGCCGATTTAATGATTTTGTTTCCGTGAGCTAATCGTGATCAAAAAACATTATTCCTGAACGTAATCCATTGTTTTAACAGCCTAGACTTTTCCTTTCCTTAATTGGTTTTACGAGTCGTAACTGCCGGGTGTAATTCCATCGGGTTCAGCGTGGTCGGTTTAAATTTCCTATGAATCCAAacataatttcaaaattatctttaaatattaaaaggaTATTAGCTATCACGGTGATACTCACGAATAGGGAGAGAACGGAACACCGACGACCactattgaattgtttttcaaatagaatCGCCATAGACCTTTGTGTGATCCTCTTGCATCCAAATCCCAAATCTTGAAGCACTTTATGcgtttttaaaatggaaaaaaaaccatcagTTTTTGAAGACGGATTAAGCACGCATTGGTTCGTGGCTCTTGAATAATATTGTGCATATAAATAATTACCTTGGCGATTTGCAACCAGGTGACGGTGTCCCGAGCGTGCTCCATTTTCATATACATCACAAACGTCTCACccttaatttcaaaaaaaatattgtttaaaaaaaaaaaaacgtttgcaATGGGAAAAAATATCAAGTCTATTAAAGACAAACGCAAGCGTACCGCGACGTTGGGAATGAAAGATTCTTCGCAAGGTGAAATGGTGTGATCAAGCAGTGTTGCATTGGACACGGCCGTTTCGATGACACGCTCGTAATTAATAGCCTTCATGCTTGACACAACGTTGATGGAAGCGAGAATGATATTGCTTTATATTACAACTGACTTTGCGCTAAACTTACTTCTCGATGTCGTGCAGTTGAACGTCCGCTAAATTATTGAGCGCCCTTTTTCGGAAATAAGTATCTTGGAAAAAGGAATTCATGTTTAAGCCGCTGGCACCGAAGTGATAGGTGCGTGGCACGTCTGGAATCACGCACTCCCTGTCTCGTCGGACGCTTGGCTTCCTCATCCACATATCCCAATCCCACATCTAATTGAAAAGGAAGAGGACATTCAACTTGAGTTACAAGCATTTTTTTCCACGTAATATACACATGGACAATACTTTATCTTGGGTCGGCCATGCAGGTTCGAGCTCCTCTTTGAATAGCTTCCTCGACAGCATCCAGCCGAGTCCGGGCATTGTCTCGACTCGGTAGAGCAGCGTCGCATTGACGCTGCTGTGCTGGTAGCCGTGATCGTTCCAGGCCGACACGCAATAAAGTGTTGGGTCTTCGTCCAACAAATGCACCAGTTGGCTGAAATaactgtaaataaaaacaagcatGGTCAGATGAGCCCAGagtaaagaatttttcttctcaaacGCACTGGAAGAAATCGGGTGCGACATCCAGATCCTCCTCCACTAAGATGGCGTGACGTGAATCCGGATGCTGTTTAAAAAGAGTTGATAGAGAAGCTTTATAATGTTGAGAAATGCGAGCGTTCTTGATGCCCAGTGGCTTGTGCTGGATTCCTTTCAAACCGAATAGGCGGACCACTTGCATGGGCTCTTCGTAATAACCGTCAATAAACACGGTCATCATCTCTTTATTGGCACCACCCGCTCTCAATAGAGATCTCAGCATTCTGCATATCAAATAAGAATAGTTATCATACTATTAAACTCAATACATGATCAATTGCGCAATACCTGTACAAATAACGAGGACGGTCGCTGGCAATGATTGCCACAGGAACATTACGAATTTGATTACTTggaatctgaaaaaaaaaaacagaattagGATTTCTAAGGCTGTTAAATGAAAAGTGTTGTTTGCATTATTCCCACAGCTAAATGGATGTTTAATAAAGGGTGGGAGGTTGTCGGCTTATCCGCTATGCCCATATAACACTTTAACGTGAACTTGACCCACTGTAGTTTGTAAAGGTCTACAATGAGCTTGACCCACAAGCTACCCCGTTGTAGTGGTATCGTGTGAAACTAAGAGATCGATTGAACAACGTAACCGACGTCATCACGATCGAAGCAAGCATCCGATAAGAAATGAACGAACATCGGGCATCGAAGGGATGTACGAATAGACGACACATTTCCCTTCGTCCACGATCACATTTGTGATAAATCTAAATCCTATTGGAGTAAATTCTTTCTATTTAGGAGCTTCTATGATTGGGAATCGATAGTTGGCGAATGGGTTTGACAGTCTCGTTGGCAGTCTTGTTCAAGCTTAATATCTCATCAGATAAGGGAATGATGAATGTCTACAGCTGTAGCAAGTGTACGTTAGTTCAGTTATTATCTACCGGAGACGGCTGAAAAGTGATGGGGGTAGGTTGGTGACAATCACAGACGCTTCCGTAGCCTTCGACTCGGCTGCAGAATTCCCGACGGCGTTGATTTTCTTCCGTGTCAGGCCATTGGCACTCCTCTTCTATCGGTGTCCATGTTAAGCCACGGGATGCCAAGGTTTGTGAAAGGGGTAGATATAAAAGATATTGCTAGTCGATAAGCAACAGAGGAAAAGAGAATATGTTTAGTGGCAAACCATGTTGGTCAGTCGATAGGCGAACTTTGCAGGTCACCAAAAGCGGCTGGCCCCACGACAGGAAATTGGAGCTTTTACCCAAATGTTCGCAACACATGCCGCCTCTTCTCGCATCCTCTTTCTGGAAGACGAAGATCCACGTATCTCTCCAGCCCAATATCTGGGAATTCTTCGAGCCGAATCGCTGCAGGAGGTCCCTGGCCGGCTGCTTCAAATGGAACGAACCTTCGTCCTAGTATTTTAAAAGCCATATTAATGCAAGTACtttaaaaggtaaataatacCATGGATTCAATagattaaaaattcaattgcacagtttaaaaaaaaggggggttcTCCAGTACCTcactgaatttcttttgtaaattgaatgaaaattggTGGGATTACATTTTCATATAATGataaacccttttttttaactctgtGCAAGGGATAATGAAGTACTGAGCTACGATAGGCTCTGTTGAGATAAAAAAATCAGTGCATATTCTAAGTCTAAAAAGCGGGTAAACCGAACTCACTTTAATGGTCATGACAATAATTCTCCCTTTTGATACTAAGTTGACAAAGAGGCTCATCGCTTCGTCTTCGTGCGGCGAATAGGTGTCGAAGATTTGCCGGGCCATTACGGCACCCGTTCTTTGATTCAAGACTAGCACGTGAATACCTCGTCCTTTACCAACTTCGTTATCGTCAATCATCtataaaaggaaagaaatatgaaagaagatgtcaataaaaaagaggCTTTATAAAGAAGACCATAGCTCCATCTACGCTGACTGCCGCACGCGATTGACTAGAAACAATGTCTAGTGTTAGATATTGGTATGATTGTCCATCATCGCTGATATTGGCTCTGCTGGTAGGTTCAtctgtgtaaaaaaaatgatgagaaaTAAGGATCGATCAAAAATATCAATCACAATTGAAAATAGGAAAGAACATACCCGAAATGATGAGTTTTGACTTGTAACCAAATTCCAGAATAAAGATGAGGTTGACTAGAATCGTTAGCGTTAGGACAATTACAATCGTCGTCTATAattagagaaaaagagaaaaaaaaaacaatgacgatactatggaaaaaaaaaacatgaaaaactaACGTGCATCTATGTACAGCCTGCTAGTCTATGATTCACTGATTGATCTGATTGTCAATCATCAACTGACTGAGCTTATAGCGGCCTAGATAAAGAGGGGGGCCTGAAAGCATCATAACGTGTGTACACGATGCCTTGTATAAGAAATCATGCAAGCATGATAATCTGACTAGGCAGCAGCACGGAGCGAATTTCCTGTCTATTCTGCGACCGATAGAGATGCGGTAGCATGCACCGAACAATCGggaatttcgaaaaaaagaaacggacaAACAAGATTATGTCCAAGTCGCTGCTTTAGTCCATCTCCAAAACCAAAGAACTCAAAGTAGAAGGCAATAATCGTCATCTTCTTCTCTGTCAATTGACGTCGCAAATGTCACGGAGGTTTTTCAACCGTctgccacacacacacgaaattTTAGGGCCCTCCAGGAGCTCTATCTGCCGTGAACGATATCGTGAAAAACTTCAGAGGGAAAATAACGAACGAGAGTATATTTACTCCGATCTCAGATGGATCCACTCTCTCGTCTTCTCTTTGAGCATAATTCAAGTTCCCCAGTGTGAAAGAGGGCAGAGAGTCTTGATGGTTtcaaatggcttttttttctttccaatttcTAGTCTAATGGACTTCTTGATGAAAATGTATTCGACGTCAGAATGTCCGCCAACGTCGATAACACTCGAGTACCGTGGCGGGCATCCTACACACATTTCCCAGAACATAATAGAGCAATCGATTTTTAAAGGATAGAATGCAACGTTGGAGCCTTTTTTCAAATCGGTTTACGCACCATTTGGTCAATTGAAAAGCGCACTTGTCGGTTGGGATTTACAAGACAATAATCACGACCGCAACAACACTTTTCCTCATTCAAATTTACGGgccctgattttttttatgcgcGGTGGACTGTGTGGGCTgtaatgattttttgtttctcacgATAATGCTTTATTATTAcgattattttctttctaccccctttctttttgatgCGTAACAGAAGCGGCTCTAGTCGACGGATGGTAATCCATCTGTTATATCTTAAAATCGAGGGGGAAACTAACATTAAggtcttgtgtgtgtgtgtgcgcatAAGAATGCCAACTCGTCCCTATTTTTAATAGTTAAAGGTctaagaaagaaacgaaatcgTTACCCGGCATAACTTAGCCAAGATCCTTCTCCGGATCCAGTTGCATCGGCAGTGGCGTTGATGCGTAGCCACACTAGTCGAAATGTTATCGGACGAGGTCACTATTCTCGTAGCCGATCTCGTCGGCCACCGTTTCGACCAcgaatgataataataatccaCCGGGCACTGGTCCTTTTCCATCGATTCGGCGTCACGCTCTGTCGtctcttgtctttttcccCAGTTTTATGGCCGTCACAGTAGGTTTTAGACATATATACTTTGACGCAGCAGCACTCTCTTTTCGTGTTGTCTTCTACGCGAGCCACACACGTCGAACGACATCACAAGATGCGCCGCATGATGGATGGACCCTTGGTGTCTGTCCGCTGTGATTGGATTGAAACCGTGCCTACACAAATGAAAGGGAGAGTTAAATATACACTTCCAAAGTacatgtaaattttttttttaataaattttttttttcttgtaaaaacaTGTCTAGTATTAGCCACGGTAAGGAGCAAATATAGGAGTCTATAAGAGGGAGGATAGATCCAGGATCTGCCATGTTCTGGTTTCACTCTGCCACACCACTCGTGCGCATCAATTTGCCAGTATTAGAGCACTTGAAAACGTAATTCAACACAAACAGTCGACTCGTTATTGCGGATGTACACGTAAGATTAACATGTAAATAACCTTTAATGATTCACTGCAACAATCACGAGCTGCGGATGGAATTGAAGGACGTCACACTAAAATTGTAGTAGCTGCAATTATTTCACCATCAACTTAGATCGTTCATCCTCCATTTTTCCCCTCCCCGTCGGCCAAGATGATCCACGCACTGCGTGAGGAGAATAATTGAACGGCGATCGAGAATGTTTTTCAACCGTCCCAAAATAGAGGAGGTAAAATAGAACGGGAGGAACGTTATAATGCAACCGATAAGACCGGCGGTAGAACCGCAACTGCCAGAGACTTACCTTATCGTGGACGACACGGaatatagaaaagaaaagggggtgGGATAGCACGGAAGCAACGAACGAGATCTGAACGGGCAGTTACCCAGGACTGTACGGGAACTAtgggtgaaagaaaaagaaaaaaaaaaggggcaaataataaataaataaatgttgaacGGGAGCCCAAGTAGGCGGGAAAAGAAGTCGGAAAGCCTGGCTCTAGAGGAGCTTACCGGACAAGAAGCAAAAGTCTGCCTTAACAATGTGTTGTGCAATAAACgaaggaaggagaaaaagaattgagtCTTTGCGGCGCAGGCGCGTGAgactttcgtttttgttttcaaattctgCATTCAATTTTTGCGTATCAGTTGTTGTTTTCGGAAATAGTTTCGGGGCTGATGATCAACACTAAATAAGTGTGGCATCGTggcatgaaaaagaaaaagtttcacACGGCCATTTTTTTCGTAATTTATCGTGATGGATTTCAATGACTTTGGAAAAATTCCTTCTTCTAATGATATTGAATCAGTGCGAGATAAAAATTCCGAGTTGATTGCTTCCGctaatctttttcttttccacattTATCTACACCATATGGGGTGGGCGGTTTCTTCGGCGAGTTCCACATCGATAAATACAATGACGTGGGGATTGCCTAAATAGTTTAACTTACCATCAGAAAGCTCATTCCACGTCCCCGAATGATATCGAGAATAAACAAGAAGCAGTTAGCACATCCAGTTGCTAacacaaagaaatgaaaacagggAGACAAAATCCGAAAAGACATTCTTACACTTGATAAGGACATTTTGGGCGCCGGCCCGAGGCACGTGGGAAGTTTACAGAGCTTAATGGCGTATGGGCGACCTTCAGAACTGTAGACAAACCTCAGTCGTTTTTTGTCCCTTAAGCTAGTTCCACCGACAGCTCATCGACTCAGGTCATACAGTATTAAGCTATTGACCTAGTCAGATGCAATTCTATTTCTACGATTTCTCATCTTTAGTCATTTTTGGCAAGGTAAAGAACACAGACAAGAAAACAGACAAGAAGGGTGGTATTCAACGATCAAGTTCACTTGCCTGTTGCAATTGAGGTTGTCCTGTTTCGTCGTGTTTCTGTGATAgtgtatgtgtttttttctttcttcgagCCATCTTGTGTGACCAATCAACAGACAATTGAGATGAGTTTCTTAGGTAATGTGGTTTCGGGGGTTTTGACTCGCCTTTTCAGACGGAAGTCGATGGCTCGTGAATCGCTCGAGCTCAACACCAGTCAATTAGCTCGAGTTCTCACTGTTTGGGACTTGACGGCCCTAGGAGTCGGCAGTACTCtaggtaagttttttttttgtttttctatttgtcaacaaaatttcaacaaaTTAGCAGTTAacgttgatttaaaaaaaaaataatctttcAACTAAATCTTAGGTATTGGAATTTACGTGTTGGCTGGAACCGTGGCCAAAACTCAAGCTGGTCCTGCtgttattctttcattttttgtcgCTGCCATAGCTTCGCTCTTAGCTGGTATtcagcttatttttttctgataaTTTGCTTTTGAATCCAAAATCAGATAATGAACGACTAATTTATTTAACCTTCATGACCAATGATTGATGTTTGCACAGGATTGTGTTTCGCCGAGTTTGGAGCTCGCGTTCCCAGTTGCGGATCGGCTTACGTCTATTGTTACGTCACGCTAGGCGAGGGACTGGCTTTCTTAATGGGCTGGAATCTGATATTGGAATTCGTATTgagtaaatatatatatataaacggTCGAAAGATTGAGAgatctttcatcttttctcgCGCTGCTTGcttttttaatttatcaaaTTTCGTTATCACTATTCAGGTACGAGCAGTGTAGCTCGCGGCTATAGTGGATACGTTGATCAACTGTTAGGGAATCCGATGCGGAACTATTTCCGAGAAAATCTCAGCATGGGGGTCGAGTTCTTGGCTACTTACCCAGATCTATTCGCATTCGGACTAGTGCTCACCTTGACAGGTCTTTTATCCTCATTCCATTACATAGAGTTTCGAGTCCTTTTAACTGTACAAATTCGTtacggtttttgttttctatacTGTAGCCATTTTGACTTTGGGAGTCAAGGAGTCTACCCGTTTCAACAACATTTTCACACTCTGCAACTTGTGCATTGTCTCCTATGTCATCGTCTGTGGCTGTTttaaaggtaagaaaaataaccgTTACGATGGTGGGTAAATTAAGTTAATAAGCGATTGATtctccccccaaaaaacagTGGATTTTCATAACTGGCAAATCCGGCCGGAAGAAATTATAGACCCCAATGTTCGAGAGAAAGCTGGATCTGGCGGCTTTTTACCCTTTGGATTCAAAGGGATTATTGCTGGCGCTGCGACTTGTTTCTTTGGATTCCAAGGATTCGATACAATTGCCACAGCTAGTATGTGTTCAAACTTGAATCGTTTTTATTCAAGCAAATTGATGTCGGAAATTCTATTAATTTTAGGTGAAGAAGCTCAGAATCCAAGGAAAACCATTCCACTGGCCATTTGCATGTGTTTGGGAATAGTTTTTGTCGCATACTCTGCAATGGCTGCTGTCTTAACGCTCATCTGGCCTTATTACCTTCaagtttgtttatttttacctgttattttaatttccatttgtttatcgttgtttttttcttgccagGATGTTGACACTCCGATCCCTTACGCTTTTGAACAACTTGGATGGCCCGTTGCCCGTTGGGTAGTGAGCATTGGAACACTCTTTGGTCTTTCTACCAGGTTTTTAGATTTGGTAGTAAGTTATGCAAATTCCTTCATGCTATGTGGTTAAGT
This region includes:
- the LOC130696494 gene encoding protein O-linked-mannose beta-1,2-N-acetylglucosaminyltransferase 1-like, whose translation is MEKDQCPVDYYYHSWSKRWPTRSATRIVTSSDNISTSVATHQRHCRCNWIRRRILAKLCRTTIVIVLTLTILVNLIFILEFGYKSKLIISDEPTSRANISDDGQSYQYLTLDIVSSQSRAAVSVDGAMMIDDNEVGKGRGIHVLVLNQRTGAVMARQIFDTYSPHEDEAMSLFVNLVSKGRIIVMTIKDEGSFHLKQPARDLLQRFGSKNSQILGWRDTWIFVFQKEDARRGGMCCEHLGKSSNFLSWGQPLLVTCKVRLSTDQHEEECQWPDTEENQRRREFCSRVEGYGSVCDCHQPTPITFQPSPIPSNQIRNVPVAIIASDRPRYLYRMLRSLLRAGGANKEMMTVFIDGYYEEPMQVVRLFGLKGIQHKPLGIKNARISQHYKASLSTLFKQHPDSRHAILVEEDLDVAPDFFHYFSQLVHLLDEDPTLYCVSAWNDHGYQHSSVNATLLYRVETMPGLGWMLSRKLFKEELEPAWPTQDKMWDWDMWMRKPSVRRDRECVIPDVPRTYHFGASGLNMNSFFQDTYFRKRALNNLADVQLHDIENMKAINYERVIETAVSNATLLDHTISPCEESFIPNVAGETFVMYMKMEHARDTVTWLQIAKCFKIWDLDARGSHKGLWRFYLKNNSIVVVGVPFSPYSKFKPTTLNPMELHPAVTTRKTN
- the LOC130696495 gene encoding cationic amino acid transporter 2-like, giving the protein MSFLGNVVSGVLTRLFRRKSMARESLELNTSQLARVLTVWDLTALGVGSTLGIGIYVLAGTVAKTQAGPAVILSFFVAAIASLLAGLCFAEFGARVPSCGSAYVYCYVTLGEGLAFLMGWNLILEFVLSTSSVARGYSGYVDQLLGNPMRNYFRENLSMGVEFLATYPDLFAFGLVLTLTAILTLGVKESTRFNNIFTLCNLCIVSYVIVCGCFKVDFHNWQIRPEEIIDPNVREKAGSGGFLPFGFKGIIAGAATCFFGFQGFDTIATASEEAQNPRKTIPLAICMCLGIVFVAYSAMAAVLTLIWPYYLQDVDTPIPYAFEQLGWPVARWVVSIGTLFGLSTSLVGALFPLPRIVYAMAEDGLLFKALARINFKTLTPTIATVVSGTAAALFACLFNLQDLVDLMALATLFAFALVAACIIVLRYQPEENMTTASESGEVTGLLAGVVQNQIRYVSDSSVESQTILRQFFVQRGRLPTGSSGKAASWLTVIYVLVALALSLSLSYTADSLVEKETWAVALVGSLTAILILLLVAIHRLPQSPQQLAFKVPLVPLLPALSIFINAYLMVNMRMVTWVQYSIYMAIGKLKRKINSICIGLKQ